In Rhinolophus sinicus isolate RSC01 chromosome X, ASM3656204v1, whole genome shotgun sequence, a single genomic region encodes these proteins:
- the ZIC3 gene encoding zinc finger protein ZIC 3 isoform X2, whose amino-acid sequence MTMLLDGGPQFPGLGVGSFGAPRHHEMPNREPAGMGLNPFGDSPHAAAAAAAAAAAAFKLSPATAHDLSSGQSSAFTPQGSGYANALGHHHHHHHHHHHGSQVPSYGGAASAAFNSTRDFLFRQRGSGFGEAASGGGQHGLFAGSASSLHAPPGIPEPPGYLLFPGLHEQGAGHPSPTGHVDNNQVHLGLRGELFGRADPYRPVASPRTDPYTASAQFPNYSPMNMNMGVNVAAHHGPGAFFRYMRQPIKQELSCKWIDEAQLSRPKKSCDRTFSTMHELVTHVTMEHVGGPEQNNHVCYWEECPREGKSFKAKYKLVNHIRVHTGEKPFPCPFPGCGKIFARSENLKIHKRTHTGEKPFKCEFEGCDRRFANSSDRKKHMHVHTSDKPYICKVCDKSYTHPSSLRKHMKCCPAWYPGQSLIPDEELDTDVGMQQPAFHSTTYAKCTVSAEPTVQEMIY is encoded by the exons ATGACGATGCTCCTGGACGGAGGCCCGCAGTTCCCTGGGCTGGGAGTGGGCAGCTTCGGTGCGCCGCGCCACCACGAGATGCCCAACCGCGAACCGGCAGGCATGGGGTTGAATCCCTTCGGGGATTCGCCCcacgctgccgccgccgccgccgccgccgccgctgctgcctTCAAGCTGAGCCCCGCCACGGCTCACGATCTATCTTCTGGTCAGAGCTCGGCTTTCACACCACAGGGTTCAGGTTACGCCAATGCCCtgggccaccaccaccaccaccatcaccaccatcaccacggCAGCCAGGTGCCCAGCTATGGCGGTGCCGCCTCCGCTGCTTTCAACTCCACGCGCGACTTTCTGTTCCGCCAGCGCGGCTCCGGGTTTGGCGAGGCGGCCTCGGGTGGAGGGCAGCACGGGCTCTTCGCCGGCTCGGCGAGCAGCCTGCACGCTCCACCTGGCATTCCCGAGCCCCCAGGCTACCTGCTCTTCCCTGGGCTGCATGAGCAGGGCGCTGGGCACCCGTCTCCCACAGGGCACGTGGACAACAACCAGGTTCACTTGGGGCTGCGCGGGGAGCTGTTTGGCCGTGCGGACCCGTACCGCCCGGTGGCCAGCCCGCGCACGGACCCCTACACCGCCAGCGCGCAGTTCCCTAACTACAGCCCCATGAACATGAACATGGGAGTGAACGTGGCTGCCCACCACGGCCCTGGTGCCTTCTTCCGTTATATGCGGCAGCCCATCAAACAGGAGCTGTCGTGCAAGTGGATCGACGAGGCTCAGCTGAGTCGGCCCAAGAAGAGCTGCGACCGGACCTTCAGCACCATGCACGAGCTGGTGACACATGTCACCATGGAGCATGTGGGGGGCCCGGAGCAGAATAACCACGTCTGCTATTGGGAGGAGTGCCCCCGCGAGGGCAAGTCCTTCAAGGCGAAGTACAAACTGGTCAACCACATTCGAGTGCACACGGGCGAGAAGCCCTTCCCATGTCCCTTCCCGGGCTGCGGGAAGATCTTTGCCCGCTCTGAGAATCTCAAGATCCACAAGAGAACCCACACAG GTGAGAAACCTTTCAAATGTGAATTTGAAGGCTGTGACAGACGCTTTGCCAACAGCAGCGACCGCAAGAAGCACATGCACGTGCACACCTCCGACAAGCCCTATATCTGCAAAGTGTGCGACAAGTCCTACACGCACCCGAGCTCCCTGCGCAAGCACATGAAG tGTTGTCCTGCTTGGTATCCGGGACAGTCTCTAATTCCTGACGAAGAACTTGATACTGACGTTGGTATGCAGCAGCCAGCCTTCCATAGCACTACCTATGCTAAATGCACGGTTAGTGCCGAACCTACTGTGCAAGAAATGATTTACTGA
- the ZIC3 gene encoding zinc finger protein ZIC 3 isoform X1, which translates to MTMLLDGGPQFPGLGVGSFGAPRHHEMPNREPAGMGLNPFGDSPHAAAAAAAAAAAAFKLSPATAHDLSSGQSSAFTPQGSGYANALGHHHHHHHHHHHGSQVPSYGGAASAAFNSTRDFLFRQRGSGFGEAASGGGQHGLFAGSASSLHAPPGIPEPPGYLLFPGLHEQGAGHPSPTGHVDNNQVHLGLRGELFGRADPYRPVASPRTDPYTASAQFPNYSPMNMNMGVNVAAHHGPGAFFRYMRQPIKQELSCKWIDEAQLSRPKKSCDRTFSTMHELVTHVTMEHVGGPEQNNHVCYWEECPREGKSFKAKYKLVNHIRVHTGEKPFPCPFPGCGKIFARSENLKIHKRTHTGEKPFKCEFEGCDRRFANSSDRKKHMHVHTSDKPYICKVCDKSYTHPSSLRKHMKVHESQGSDSSPAASSGYESSTPPAIASANSKDTTKTPPAVQTSTSHNPGLPPNFNEWYV; encoded by the exons ATGACGATGCTCCTGGACGGAGGCCCGCAGTTCCCTGGGCTGGGAGTGGGCAGCTTCGGTGCGCCGCGCCACCACGAGATGCCCAACCGCGAACCGGCAGGCATGGGGTTGAATCCCTTCGGGGATTCGCCCcacgctgccgccgccgccgccgccgccgccgctgctgcctTCAAGCTGAGCCCCGCCACGGCTCACGATCTATCTTCTGGTCAGAGCTCGGCTTTCACACCACAGGGTTCAGGTTACGCCAATGCCCtgggccaccaccaccaccaccatcaccaccatcaccacggCAGCCAGGTGCCCAGCTATGGCGGTGCCGCCTCCGCTGCTTTCAACTCCACGCGCGACTTTCTGTTCCGCCAGCGCGGCTCCGGGTTTGGCGAGGCGGCCTCGGGTGGAGGGCAGCACGGGCTCTTCGCCGGCTCGGCGAGCAGCCTGCACGCTCCACCTGGCATTCCCGAGCCCCCAGGCTACCTGCTCTTCCCTGGGCTGCATGAGCAGGGCGCTGGGCACCCGTCTCCCACAGGGCACGTGGACAACAACCAGGTTCACTTGGGGCTGCGCGGGGAGCTGTTTGGCCGTGCGGACCCGTACCGCCCGGTGGCCAGCCCGCGCACGGACCCCTACACCGCCAGCGCGCAGTTCCCTAACTACAGCCCCATGAACATGAACATGGGAGTGAACGTGGCTGCCCACCACGGCCCTGGTGCCTTCTTCCGTTATATGCGGCAGCCCATCAAACAGGAGCTGTCGTGCAAGTGGATCGACGAGGCTCAGCTGAGTCGGCCCAAGAAGAGCTGCGACCGGACCTTCAGCACCATGCACGAGCTGGTGACACATGTCACCATGGAGCATGTGGGGGGCCCGGAGCAGAATAACCACGTCTGCTATTGGGAGGAGTGCCCCCGCGAGGGCAAGTCCTTCAAGGCGAAGTACAAACTGGTCAACCACATTCGAGTGCACACGGGCGAGAAGCCCTTCCCATGTCCCTTCCCGGGCTGCGGGAAGATCTTTGCCCGCTCTGAGAATCTCAAGATCCACAAGAGAACCCACACAG GTGAGAAACCTTTCAAATGTGAATTTGAAGGCTGTGACAGACGCTTTGCCAACAGCAGCGACCGCAAGAAGCACATGCACGTGCACACCTCCGACAAGCCCTATATCTGCAAAGTGTGCGACAAGTCCTACACGCACCCGAGCTCCCTGCGCAAGCACATGAAG GTTCATGAATCTCAAGGGTCAGATTCCTCCCCTGCTGCCAGTTCAGGCTATGAATCTTCCACTCCACCCGCTATAGCTTCTGCAAACAGTAAAGATACCACTAAAACCCCTCCTGCAGTTCAAACTAGCACCAGCCACAACCCTGGACTTCCTCCCAATTTTAACGAATGGTACGTCTGA